One genomic segment of Ricinus communis isolate WT05 ecotype wild-type chromosome 5, ASM1957865v1, whole genome shotgun sequence includes these proteins:
- the LOC8259237 gene encoding olee1-like protein produces MANSINNIIFFLASAICFLCLLSIAHGESHFTVEGKVYCDTCRVQFITKATSYIKGARVRLECKDREGGAITFSAEAETDATGTYHIPVNGEHEEELCEIIPLKSPDPDCNEINQDPFVKKAAQITLTNHNGIASPTRSANPIGFLKQQAVPECSGILREMGITPSGLVP; encoded by the exons ATGGCCAACTCTATTAACAATATCATCTTTTTTCTAGCATCTGCCATTTGTTTCTTGTGTCTCCTTAGCATAGCCCACGGTGAATCTCACTTCACCGTGGAGGGCAAGGTTTATTGCGACACCTGCCGTGTTCAGTTCATAACCAAAGCTACCTCATACATCAAAG GTGCAAGAGTGCGCCTGGAATGCAAGGACCGTGAAGGTGGAGCTATAACCTTTAGCGCGGAAGCAGAGACTGACGCGACCGGGACATACCACATTCCGGTGAATGGAGAGCATGAGGAGGAGCTTTGCGAGATTATCCCATTAAAATCCCCAGACCCTGACTGTAATGAGATAAACCAAGACCCCTTTGTCAAGAAAGCAGCTCAAATTACTCTCACAAATCACAATGGCATTGCTAGTCCTACACGCTCTGCCAATCCCATTGGCTTCCTAAAGCAACAAGCTGTTCCTGAGTGTTCTGGAATCCTGAGGGAAATGGGAATCACCCCATCTGGCCTTGTGCCATGA